CTTTTACCTCGTCTTGTCATTTTATTGTGGCCATTGTCTTATTTTTAATTGGACTTTTAATCGTTTGCATTGGCcatgtcaaagttcatagcaGCATCCAGACAAGCCACAGAGATAAACAAGGAGAGGGCCAAGCTTGAGACGAAGCTATGGTAGGTTAAGGACGACTATAGAAAATGAGCCGAGGCAGCAGGAAAAGCTATGGACGAGGTTAAGGAGCTAAAAAATCTCGTCAAGGAGCTATGAGCTGACATCGTCGAGAAGGACACTCGTCTAGATCATTTCCAAAAGAGGAATGACGAGCTTGGTATCCTTCTTAAGGATGCCAAAAAGGTAGCTGAGGAGGAATTCAAAGTTTCCAACTAGTTCACTGACCTGTTGGACAGGAACTATGTTGTTGGCTTTGAAGACTTCCGCATGGACACTATTGAGCGCTTCCCCGAGGTAGATTTCAACCCCATCAAACTTCACCTTGGTGGCTCTACTAGTTCCCTACTCCAGACAAGCTCAGAGGACGTTAATGTTGAGGACGATGCCACCACGCACCCTGCCCAAAAATGAGCCTAAAGTTGGAGACGACCCTCAGTAAATTTGTATCAGAAAAAGTTTATCTcagttcctttcttttttcttttttgtaaggtCCATAGTCTAGGACCGTTTGAAATTTATTCAAGTACAATTTGCTCGTCGAGGAAATTGGGACgagtttataaaaaattgcCTTTTAGGCTTTCactttataagggtttttggacggtggtcgtctaccctttaaAGCGTTGACTTATGAATGTTTATTGACATTATTTGTCTAATTATTGAACATATTGTTGCATGGACgagtgtttatatatataccacTTATGCTACTCGCTTTTATGCTACTGGCTTTTATGAAATCTGCATACTCCTAAGTATTAGAGGGTCGTCCTTATACTTTTCCTATGGATGATGTTAAAGGTTTGTCCACGCGCTTTTTCTATGGATGACGTAAAAGGCTCGTCCATGTGCTTTTTCTACGGACTTCCTGTTTGTATATGGACAACTCATttgtattttaacaatttttacaaGTATAATCCGTCCTTAGAGTAGCAGTGGCAGTTCTTTTCCTCGTCCATAGGCCAGGCAATTGGCATTCGTCTTTCGTCAAGATGTTTCTAATGCTTGATTCGTCCTAGAACATAGTAGCGTATTGGCTATACGCTCGTCCAGGGACTTTAACGCTTCACTGTATGCCATTTTCTCGTCCGTCTATTTTTCAGACGAGTATGtcttagcttatttttctttgctttatcctcgtttcgaggaaagcttatgaacaTTACATCCCTacgtccagagattttcattcaccttaggcttttgcccccttTTGGGTACTActatggaaattagatttatgcatgaaatacattggaaatccaaaccatatcattatataaaaaattttcacaaatatggCACCTGCTTAAAAGCTAATGCGTTAGGAAAATACTTTTACGTACATAACATCATCcttcacaaatatttttgtagacggtgcaaaagtttaagaactagtgcactttttattcttaaaacacacCATAGTAGTAGTAAGAACACCAGTAAATATGAGTAAACACATAGACCATAGCTGTAACTTTGTCCATAGCTGCAACCTCGTCCTTAGAGAATTTTGTCCAAGCTTATTACTGATAATACCTCCTCAGGTGCTCCACGTTCTAGGGATGCTCTAATTTTCgtccgtccagagcttccaagtagtacgacccctgcctcttgcagttgattaccctatagggtccttcccaattaggtcccaattttccatgagttGGATTCCTGGTTGTCAAGGAGACTTTTTTGAGAATGAGGTCCCCAATGTTGAAGCGtttgggtttcaccatggcatcgTGTTGCCTAGCCATGAGATTTTTATATCTCGCTGTCCTTTGCTCTGCGTCCATCCTTACCTTGTCAATGAGATTGAGGTTAAGACGGAGTTGCTCTTCATtatctttctcctggtacttcatcactcaatggttagccatatgaactttcGCAAGTATAactgcttcacttccataggctagcttgaagggggtttctcctgtcggTGTCCTCACAGTCgttctgtaggcccaaagaacacttggaaactcatctggccatatcccctttgccccctcgagccgagtcttaaTGATTTTCAGTAGCGATTGGTTTGCTACTTCTGTTTGTCTGTTTGCCTGTGGGTGGGAGGgcgaggaatagtgattcttgattccaaattgTTCACAAAAGTCCCTGAAAGGTGCATTATCAAACTGTCGTCCATTATCAGATACTAGTAACCTAGGCATTCCGAACCTACACAGTATATTattccaaacaaaattcttgatattttgctgagtgatttttgcaagaggttcgCCCTCCACCTACTTGGTAAAGTAGTAAATCCCTAccaccaaaaatttcatttatctGGTTCCTAGGGGaaaaggacctaggatatctAGTCCCTattgtgcaaaaggccatggAGCTATCATTAGGGTTTGGTACTCCGACGGTTGTCTAGGGACGTTGCTATAGCGCTGGcactggtcacacaccttgatataagccttagcatctgcttgaATTGTAGGCCAGTATTAGCCTGCACGAACGACCTTATGGATTAGAAATCTTGCTCCTGAGTGATcaccacatgctccttcatgaacctcCCTCAAAACGTAGTTTGAATCGTCCGGAGCCAGACACCTTAGGTAGGGctgagaaaagcctcgcttgtatagCACTTCATTTATAAGAACATACTTGGTAGCCCTGACCCTCAGCTTCCTAGCCTCACTCTTATCTTTCAGAAGCCTTCCATCCTTAAGATAGATTATTATtagactcatccaattttctctccCTACTATTTGTTGTATATCTGGGAGGTTtatgctcggcatgtattgGATTCTGTTGTACTCATCCATAACTCCTCCTCCCGAAGCTGCTTtcgccaaggcatctgcttccatattttcctcccttgggAGTTGGACAAAACTCACTTTTGTAAACTTTTGGACAAGCTGCCTCACTTTGctaagatatttcttcatccgatTTTCTTtagcatcacacattccattcacttgattgatgactagctgagaatctcctttgaCTATTATTGATTCCGCCTCTAAGGATTTAGCCAATTCTAGccctttgagtagagcttcatactcagtTTCGTTGTTGGTGGCTTGGTACTGTAAACGGGCTacatactccagcttgtcaccctctgGGGACTTGAGTATGACTTTAATCCCCCTGCGTACAATGTGGACAATTCGTCTAGATTGATAACCTACCTTTCAACTCCTTTGTCTTTGTCCCGCTTGTCTTGGCTGGGGGTGCCACAATGAAATCTGCCAATGCCTATGCCTTTATCGCGCTCATTGACTGGTATTtgacatcaaactcactaagttccACCGCCCATTGGATTAGTCGTCCTGCaacttccaacttgttcatcaCCTTCCTTAGGGGGTGACCTGTTACGACgttgataatatgagcttgaaaataatgtctcagcttcctagaagctgtgatcaaagcaaaggctagcttttccatcatcgggtatcgtccttccgcTTCTCTCAGTGCCTGGCTCGTATAGTAAATTGGTTTCTAAATCCATCCCTCTTCTCTAACCAACACCGAGCTCACAGCATGCGGGGACACcgctgataggccaaaaacgtattgaccccttgtgatggattaattgattaattagcaaagtttattaattaatcaaattaacatgcaaacgcgttgtagcacaaataaatcaccaataaactaaagtatgcagcgaaaaataaatgacacggcgatttgtttacgaatggggaaaacctatatggcaaaaaccctaccgggtgattttaaggtcaccactcctgaaactccactattaccacaacaagcggttataagtgaaagaatcccaagtaccttaccaacctacagttgaacccttaccccaatacccaattggacttattctgtagtgacagtttctcctttcaatgcacggctcccaagtacgtgactaaccaattgtgcggatcccagtacgcgacttcaatcaccaactagagaagatttgttggttgcaaaatttttcaatacaTCCACaagatgaagatcaagaagatacttgattacaaaaccctacggtgcaaaaacacagcaacttcttcacaagagagatgaattagggcaagaacttcgtcttaggttacaatttgcatgaacaaggaattctcaatTCTTGTGCAatttgccacactttgacggcccttaaaataatccttttatatgtctagggttaggagaaaagaaggcctaaaGACACAACCACAGATTAGAATTCAAACAGAACTagaaatctgtttttcttaaatctcgacagctacaggtgtcaaggtgctgtcgagaagctgttgagcctcggggctagaacagcttcttaaagctcgatagatgcagctatcGAGCCAGTTGTCGAGCTCTAATGAAAaacacttctcaacttgtttcttggatagacttcatggctttaacacttgatcttgaaaccttgtttcttgaagcattaacctcatcctaaatctaaccaattataagtaaaatgcgttttgacaaaggattagccaattacataaataatgaatgacgtatattctaaacaagtgaaacacatatatcctaacaaccgccaaatacaaatacagcTCTTCACCAGGCACAGATGGACTTAGCAACGGTGCCGTCGTGAGGTAAGTCTTCTGGTCTTGGAAGGCGTTCTGACACTTGTtcgtccactcaaatgccttcctgaggactttaaagaatgacaaacacttgtcagtaggtttcgaaacaaacctgttaagggcagCAACTCGTTTGGTAAGagattggacttctttgatgttcttTGGTGGTTCCATATTTAGTATCGCCTGAATTTTGTCTGGATTTACCTCAATTCCTTTATGTGAAACCATGAATCCCAAAAACTTCCCTGAGGAGACTtcaaaagcacacttgcttggatttaatttcattttataccATTGCAGTGTGTCAAAAgtttcttgaaggtcgtctagatgCTTCTCCTCGTCCAAACTCTTTActagcatatcatctacataaacctccacattttgCCCAACTTGAGGATGAAACATGTGGTTAACTAGTCTTTGGTAAGTCAcccccgcgttcttcaaaccaaaagacattaccttgtagcaaaataaccTTTGGCTAGTAATAAATGAAGTTTTCTCTTGATTTGACTTgtccatctttatttggttgtagcctgTGAAGGAGTCCATGAAGCTCCGCAGTCTGTGACCCaccgtcgagtccaccagctagttaatgcgtggcaatggataactgtccttagggcaagccttgtttaagtcaGTGAAATCCATGCACATCCGCCATTTGCCGTTGGCCTTCTTTACCATGATCACATTCGCCAACCAGTCCAGATAATAAACTTTTTGGATGAACTTCGTAGTAATCAATTTCTGGACTTCTTTTTTGATGGCATTTTCTCATTCTGGTGCAAAAGCTCTCTTCTTATGACGCACTGGTTTGGAGTAGGGGCACACATTCAGACGGTGAGTAATGACACTTGGATCAATACCCGACATGTCCttatgactccatgcaaagacatcaaggcttttcttcaaaaactgaaCCAGAAtatgctttgcctcttcttccatgctcaccctaattctagtgaacttcttgGGTCTgctctcgtccaaagggacatCTTCTAATACCTCAGTGGGCCGTTGCAATCCTTCTTTTATCTATGCTCATTGTCTGTACATGCTCGTTCATCGCTAACATGGCTAAGTAGCACTCTCTAGCGACTAACTGATTTCCTTGTACTTGGCTCACTCCGTGCTTGGTCGGGAATTTGATTgacaaatggtaggtagaggttactgccttccaactattcaaagttggccttccaataatagcattatatgatgatAAACAATCAACAATaaggaagtttacctctttggcTATCTGTTGCGGATACGCTCCAAccaccactggtaatgtgatggtgcccacatgctgcaccttcattcctctaAATCccaccaacggcgagttcacaGGTCAaagttgatctcgtcctagcctcatttgttggaaggcggggtaatacagAATGTTCGCcgaactgccattgtctaccaacaccctcctCGTCTGTGAATGTGATGGCTTGCTTGTCTGCTTTCCTCGTCCTGGGAGATCATCCAAACAACTGGATGTTTTgtaccaccttcaggtatgtcttcctcgacTTGGATGACTGAGCTGCCGATGTTCCtcctataataactcttatttctccaagtgggggtcgtgatgactcttccaccttggctTTTAGCTTCTTCTCTCTCTGGTCTCATCCAAGGAAATTCCTCAACTTCCCTTACCtgataagattctctatctgctgcttcaaattaaaacactcgtccgtgtcatgcctatggtctctgtgaaagcggcaatacttgttcctattgtgcttattaggatctcctttcattttctttggccacttcaaggatggatcatccttgatttgcataagcacttgctctagtggcatattcaggggtgtgtattgctgatttctcgctgaggaactcgccttcttaccatctttttc
This genomic stretch from Castanea sativa cultivar Marrone di Chiusa Pesio chromosome 9, ASM4071231v1 harbors:
- the LOC142608758 gene encoding uncharacterized protein LOC142608758, coding for MCDAKENRMKKYLSKVRQLVQKFTKVSFVQLPREENMEADALAKAASGGGVMDEYNRIQYMPSINLPDIQQIVGRENWMSLIIIYLKDGRLLKDKSEARKLRVRATKYVLINEVLYKRGFSQPYLRCLAPDDSNYVLREVHEGACGDHSGARFLIHKVVRAG